The Methylomicrobium agile genome has a segment encoding these proteins:
- a CDS encoding phosphorylase produces the protein MITGIVVALPEEIVTLTAKRIDKGHCVFIGDKILVACAGMGPKNAAAAAELLISKGASRLISWGCAAALEPSLRAGDLTLADRLLDSENEEITVNPDWLSHTQTVFAEAFIGRHKQAALHTGLLAESHTVVTSGKAKKQLHSFTGALALDMESGTIAKVAHQRGLPFLAIRAIADPAGMGLPEAVVYATDADGEIAIGKLLGYLLLHPAQLPSLIKLGLYFSKAKQTLKQAAGRLESIAEFNSLSADRQTS, from the coding sequence GTGATTACCGGTATCGTTGTCGCCCTGCCCGAAGAGATCGTCACGCTGACCGCCAAGCGCATCGACAAGGGCCATTGCGTGTTCATCGGCGACAAGATTCTGGTCGCCTGCGCCGGCATGGGCCCGAAGAATGCGGCGGCGGCGGCCGAGCTATTAATCTCGAAAGGCGCCTCCCGGCTGATCAGTTGGGGCTGCGCCGCGGCGCTCGAACCGTCTCTGCGGGCAGGCGACCTGACGCTTGCGGACCGCCTGCTCGACTCCGAAAATGAAGAGATCACGGTCAATCCGGACTGGCTGAGCCATACCCAAACGGTATTTGCCGAAGCCTTTATCGGCCGGCACAAACAGGCCGCTCTGCATACCGGCCTTTTGGCCGAAAGCCATACGGTCGTGACTTCCGGCAAAGCCAAAAAACAGCTGCATTCCTTCACAGGCGCCCTGGCCCTGGACATGGAAAGCGGCACAATCGCAAAAGTCGCGCACCAGCGCGGTTTGCCTTTCCTGGCGATTCGTGCGATCGCCGATCCTGCCGGCATGGGTTTGCCGGAAGCGGTCGTGTATGCGACCGATGCCGACGGCGAAATCGCAATCGGCAAATTGTTAGGCTACCTGCTTCTCCACCCTGCACAATTGCCGAGCCTGATTAAACTCGGCCTTTATTTCAGCAAGGCTAAACAGACCTTGAAACAGGCCGCCGGCCGGCTTGAATCGATCGCCGAATTCAACAGCCTTTCTGCCGACCGGCAAACCTCTTGA
- a CDS encoding aspartate aminotransferase family protein: MSFSIAELFAQHSTDKFDLHEQFLNNQMVRVLKTIGYDRHYKRAVGQYLYDQHDNEYLDLLSGFGVFAIGRNHPTVISALHETLTLELPNLVQLDVSVLSGLLAQEILKTTPDNLTKMFFCNSGTEAVEAAIKFARYTTKREKIVFCEHAYHGLTMGSLSLNGEPIFREGFGPLLPGCSAVPFNDPAALEQALSGKDIAAFIVEPIQGKGVNLPDDNYLSEVEKLCKKYGTLFVADEVQTGLGRTGKFWAIEHWNVKPDMICMAKALSGGFVPVGGVAMTTKIMDSVYNRMDRAVVHGSTFSKNNMAMSAGLATLHVMQEENLVENSAKVGDDIIATLNAMTSKYEFLKEARGKGMMIAIEFHAPKSLTLKAAWAMLEAANKGLFCQMITIPLFKEHRILSQVAGHGMNVVKLLPPLNLTQKDRDHIIAAFDKTIYDTHQISGAIWDLGKNLASHALKGKTGK, from the coding sequence ATGTCATTCAGCATCGCCGAGCTTTTCGCTCAACACAGCACCGATAAATTCGACCTGCACGAACAGTTTCTGAACAACCAGATGGTTCGGGTTTTGAAAACGATCGGCTACGACCGCCACTACAAACGCGCGGTCGGCCAATATCTATATGACCAGCATGATAACGAATACCTGGACCTTTTAAGCGGCTTCGGCGTGTTCGCGATCGGCCGCAACCATCCGACCGTAATCAGCGCGCTGCATGAAACCCTGACCCTGGAGTTGCCGAATCTGGTGCAATTGGACGTTTCGGTGCTGAGCGGGCTGTTGGCGCAGGAAATCCTGAAGACCACGCCGGACAACCTGACCAAGATGTTCTTCTGCAACTCCGGCACCGAAGCGGTCGAAGCGGCGATCAAATTCGCCCGCTACACGACCAAACGCGAGAAAATCGTGTTCTGCGAACATGCCTACCACGGCCTGACGATGGGTTCTTTATCGCTGAACGGCGAGCCGATCTTCCGGGAAGGCTTCGGCCCGCTGCTGCCGGGCTGCAGCGCGGTCCCGTTCAACGATCCGGCCGCGCTCGAACAAGCCTTGAGCGGCAAAGATATCGCCGCCTTCATCGTCGAACCGATACAAGGCAAAGGCGTCAATCTCCCGGACGACAATTACCTGTCCGAAGTCGAAAAACTCTGCAAGAAATACGGCACGCTGTTCGTCGCCGACGAAGTGCAGACCGGCCTCGGCCGCACCGGCAAGTTCTGGGCGATCGAGCACTGGAACGTGAAACCGGACATGATCTGCATGGCGAAAGCACTGTCGGGCGGCTTCGTGCCGGTCGGCGGCGTCGCGATGACCACCAAGATCATGGACAGCGTCTATAACCGGATGGACCGCGCGGTGGTGCACGGCTCGACGTTCTCGAAGAACAACATGGCGATGTCCGCCGGCCTCGCGACCTTGCATGTCATGCAGGAAGAAAACCTGGTCGAAAACAGCGCCAAAGTCGGCGACGACATCATCGCAACGCTAAATGCCATGACGTCGAAATACGAATTCCTGAAGGAAGCGCGCGGCAAGGGCATGATGATCGCGATCGAGTTCCATGCACCGAAAAGCCTGACCCTGAAAGCGGCCTGGGCGATGCTCGAAGCGGCGAACAAGGGCCTGTTCTGCCAGATGATCACGATTCCGCTGTTCAAGGAACACCGGATTCTGTCGCAAGTGGCCGGCCACGGCATGAACGTGGTCAAGCTGCTGCCGCCGTTGAACCTGACCCAGAAAGACCGCGACCACATCATCGCGGCGTTCGACAAAACGATCTACGATACCCATCAGATCTCCGGTGCAATCTGGGACTTGGGCAAGAATCTGGCCAGCCATGCGCTGAAAGGCAAAACCGGCAAATAA
- a CDS encoding copper resistance CopC family protein — protein sequence MKALLKLCLMVLALCQANPAAAHAVVTDYSLKMQPIRANRPDKVVITFNSRIELGLSQVFLVRKGDTHELLKIGNGEKQGQLIVEVPALEPGDYAIKFKVFAADGHLTEDVIHFSVAQ from the coding sequence ATGAAAGCGTTACTGAAATTGTGTTTGATGGTATTGGCTCTATGCCAAGCCAATCCGGCGGCCGCGCATGCGGTGGTAACCGACTATTCGCTGAAAATGCAGCCTATCCGCGCCAATCGGCCGGACAAGGTGGTGATAACCTTCAATTCGCGGATCGAGCTGGGCCTGTCGCAAGTGTTTCTGGTCCGTAAAGGCGATACGCACGAACTGCTGAAGATCGGCAACGGCGAAAAACAGGGCCAGCTCATCGTCGAAGTGCCGGCGCTTGAACCCGGCGATTACGCGATCAAGTTCAAGGTCTTTGCCGCCGACGGCCATTTGACCGAAGACGTCATCCATTTTTCTGTAGCACAATAA
- a CDS encoding copper resistance D family protein — protein MAGIADFLDSLIGGLDLICFCLMVGSLFWGLFVLRPWERQHGYNAVHLDTTITLLYKGGFYLAGAQLFKIVLKVWLMTAVLERWPFPEFASTTQFIGGAIRTVLALAAAFYCQHILRAHAESKAHWIAASLVTLPVIISGAWLVHAAGRFDNRVMLMSLTVAHQLAAAAWIGGVFQLVNVWLLRYRGQIQADLWPFLLKRFSIFGMASVSLLLISGAPIALQYITTWNGLVGTGYGNLLMVKIALLSLALGLAWLNRNAVLAYGISGDPSHLNRSVPYYIEAETFILITLLFTAASLASQPPAIDIPSLTANWQEVLGTFKPAIPRTTSPTHTALIAGEAGRVAIIGQVPSIAATEWSNYNHNIAGIFLTVMSFFAMLSYLKSPAPFLDRFFESIKFWPFGFVLLGIFLFFRSDAETWPLGPIGFWESTFNNGEVLQHRIATLLVFVLGVIEIRARMQSNQNPRLPLVFPVLAAFGGLMLLTHSHVGFQAKSAFLIQVGHTAMGVFALILATGRWLELKLDKPGKDIAGFVSVAALFQMGLILMFYREPLY, from the coding sequence ATGGCAGGCATAGCGGACTTTCTCGACTCGCTGATCGGCGGACTCGACCTCATTTGTTTTTGTCTCATGGTGGGCAGCTTGTTCTGGGGGCTTTTCGTGTTGCGTCCCTGGGAACGGCAACACGGATACAATGCCGTGCATTTGGATACGACAATCACCTTGTTGTACAAAGGCGGCTTTTATCTGGCGGGAGCCCAGCTTTTCAAGATCGTTCTGAAAGTCTGGCTGATGACGGCGGTACTCGAACGCTGGCCTTTTCCCGAGTTCGCTTCGACCACCCAATTCATCGGCGGCGCGATTCGCACCGTCTTGGCTTTGGCGGCGGCTTTTTATTGCCAGCACATATTGCGCGCGCATGCCGAATCGAAAGCGCACTGGATCGCCGCCAGCCTGGTTACGTTGCCGGTGATCATTTCCGGCGCCTGGCTGGTCCATGCGGCAGGCCGCTTCGACAACCGAGTGATGCTAATGTCGCTGACCGTCGCGCACCAGTTGGCAGCCGCAGCCTGGATCGGCGGCGTATTCCAATTGGTCAACGTCTGGCTGCTGAGATACCGCGGACAGATTCAAGCCGATTTATGGCCGTTCCTACTCAAACGCTTTTCGATTTTCGGGATGGCTTCGGTCAGCCTGTTGCTGATTTCAGGGGCGCCGATCGCGCTGCAATACATCACGACCTGGAACGGCCTGGTCGGCACCGGTTACGGCAATCTGCTGATGGTCAAAATCGCACTGCTGTCGCTCGCATTGGGATTGGCCTGGCTGAACCGCAATGCGGTGCTCGCTTACGGGATCAGCGGTGATCCCAGCCACCTGAACCGCAGCGTACCCTACTACATCGAAGCCGAAACCTTTATCCTGATCACCCTGCTGTTTACCGCCGCCAGTCTGGCCTCGCAGCCGCCGGCGATCGACATCCCGAGCCTGACCGCCAACTGGCAGGAAGTTCTGGGAACCTTCAAGCCGGCCATCCCGCGCACCACGTCGCCGACCCATACCGCGCTGATTGCGGGCGAGGCGGGCCGGGTTGCGATCATCGGCCAAGTGCCTTCGATTGCCGCGACCGAATGGTCGAATTACAACCACAATATCGCCGGCATCTTCCTGACCGTAATGAGCTTTTTCGCGATGCTGTCCTATCTGAAATCGCCGGCCCCTTTCCTCGACCGCTTTTTCGAATCGATCAAATTCTGGCCGTTCGGCTTCGTGCTGCTCGGCATCTTTCTGTTCTTCCGCAGCGATGCGGAAACCTGGCCGCTCGGCCCGATCGGCTTCTGGGAAAGCACGTTCAACAACGGCGAAGTCCTGCAGCACCGGATCGCGACCCTGCTGGTCTTCGTGCTCGGCGTGATCGAAATCCGGGCGCGCATGCAGAGCAATCAAAACCCGCGCCTGCCGCTGGTGTTTCCGGTGCTGGCCGCCTTCGGAGGACTGATGCTGTTGACCCACTCGCATGTCGGCTTTCAGGCCAAAAGCGCTTTTCTGATCCAGGTCGGCCATACCGCGATGGGCGTGTTTGCGCTGATCCTCGCCACCGGCCGCTGGCTCGAACTAAAGCTCGACAAGCCTGGCAAGGATATTGCCGGCTTCGTCTCCGTTGCAGCTCTGTTCCAGATGGGGCTTATTCTGATGTTCTATCGCGAACCCCTGTACTAA
- the dxs gene encoding 1-deoxy-D-xylulose-5-phosphate synthase — MKLTTEFPLLDQINLPADLRKLNKDQLKPLAKELRDYLTHTVSVSGGHFAAGLGTVELTVALHYVFNTPEDQLVWDVGHQAYPHKILTGRKGRMTTIRTFGGIAAFPSRSESEYDAFGVGHSSTSISAALGMAIAAARKGEHKQMVAIIGDGSITGGMAYEAMNHAGALDANVLVILNDNEMSISPNVGAMNNYLAKILSSRLYVSAWEESKKVLSSMPTVWELARRTESHIKGMVVPGTLFEELGFNYIGPIDGHDLDVLVPTLENLKAMPGPRLLHIVTKKGKGYAPAEKDPLAYHGVPAFDPRQDSLPKSAPSPHPTYTEVFGRWLCDMAEQDERLLGITPAMREGSGLVKFSERFPDRYFDVAIAEQHAVTLAAGQACQGAKPVVAIYSTFLQRAYDQLIHDVAIQNLDVLFALDRAGLVGPDGPTHAGSFDFSYLSCVPNMVVMAPADENECRQMLYTGFRHDGPAAVRYPRGKGPGAAVEQAMTALPIGQGEIRRQGSKIAILAWGSLVAPALQAAERFGATVANMRFVKPLDAALIRELADSHEILVTVEENVLAGGAGSAVNQCLQAQRILMPVLNLGLPDAFVEQGTREELLALCGLDALGIADRIEAFIG, encoded by the coding sequence ATGAAACTCACGACCGAATTTCCGCTACTCGACCAGATCAATCTGCCTGCGGATCTGCGCAAGCTGAACAAGGATCAACTCAAGCCGCTCGCCAAGGAACTGCGCGACTACCTGACCCACACGGTCAGCGTCTCCGGCGGCCACTTCGCGGCCGGGCTCGGCACGGTCGAGCTGACCGTGGCGCTGCACTACGTGTTCAACACCCCCGAGGACCAACTGGTCTGGGACGTCGGCCACCAGGCCTACCCGCACAAGATCCTGACCGGCCGCAAAGGCCGCATGACCACGATCCGCACCTTCGGCGGCATCGCCGCGTTCCCGTCCCGCAGCGAGAGCGAGTACGACGCCTTCGGGGTCGGCCATTCCAGCACCTCGATCAGCGCCGCCCTGGGCATGGCCATCGCGGCCGCCCGGAAAGGCGAACACAAGCAGATGGTGGCGATCATCGGCGACGGCAGCATCACCGGCGGGATGGCCTACGAGGCGATGAACCATGCCGGGGCCCTGGATGCGAATGTGTTGGTGATTCTGAACGACAACGAGATGTCGATCTCGCCGAACGTCGGCGCGATGAATAATTATTTAGCCAAAATCCTCTCCAGCCGGCTTTACGTGTCGGCCTGGGAAGAGAGCAAAAAAGTACTGAGCAGCATGCCGACCGTTTGGGAACTCGCGCGCCGCACCGAATCGCACATCAAAGGCATGGTGGTGCCGGGGACGCTGTTCGAGGAACTCGGCTTCAACTACATCGGCCCGATCGACGGCCATGACCTGGACGTGCTGGTGCCGACCCTGGAAAACCTGAAGGCGATGCCCGGCCCCCGCCTCTTGCACATCGTCACCAAGAAGGGCAAGGGCTATGCCCCGGCCGAGAAGGATCCTTTGGCCTACCACGGCGTGCCCGCCTTCGATCCCCGCCAGGACTCGTTGCCGAAGTCGGCCCCCTCCCCGCACCCCACCTACACCGAAGTGTTCGGCCGCTGGCTCTGCGACATGGCCGAACAGGACGAGCGCTTGCTCGGCATCACCCCGGCGATGCGCGAGGGCTCCGGGTTAGTCAAGTTCTCCGAACGCTTCCCGGACCGTTATTTCGATGTCGCCATCGCCGAGCAGCATGCGGTGACCCTGGCCGCGGGCCAGGCCTGCCAGGGCGCCAAGCCGGTAGTGGCGATCTATTCGACCTTTCTGCAGCGAGCCTACGACCAACTGATTCATGATGTCGCGATCCAGAACCTGGACGTACTGTTCGCGCTGGACCGGGCCGGCCTGGTCGGTCCCGACGGCCCGACCCATGCCGGCAGCTTCGATTTCAGCTACCTGAGCTGCGTGCCGAATATGGTGGTGATGGCCCCGGCCGACGAGAACGAGTGCCGGCAGATGCTCTATACCGGCTTTCGCCATGACGGCCCGGCGGCGGTCCGCTACCCGCGCGGCAAAGGGCCGGGAGCGGCGGTCGAGCAGGCGATGACCGCTCTGCCGATCGGCCAGGGCGAGATCCGCCGTCAGGGCAGCAAGATCGCGATCCTGGCCTGGGGCAGTCTGGTCGCCCCGGCGCTGCAGGCGGCCGAACGCTTCGGCGCCACGGTCGCCAACATGCGCTTCGTGAAGCCGCTCGATGCCGCCTTGATCCGCGAGCTCGCCGACAGCCATGAAATCCTGGTCACGGTCGAGGAGAACGTGCTCGCGGGCGGGGCCGGCAGTGCGGTGAACCAGTGCCTGCAGGCCCAGCGCATCCTGATGCCGGTCTTGAACCTGGGCCTCCCCGACGCTTTCGTCGAGCAGGGCACCCGTGAAGAACTGCTTGCCCTCTGCGGCCTCGATGCCCTGGGCATCGCCGACCGCATCGAAGCGTTTATCGGCTGA
- the gloB gene encoding hydroxyacylglutathione hydrolase: MLEIVQIPVLADNYIYLIHDPVSRNTAVVDPAEARPVLDVLASKGWQLTYILNTHHHGDHVGGNLELQQQTGCRIIAPSADRHRIPGIDLGVSEGDTISLGNHTARVMSTPGHTLGHVVYHFAEDRLLFCGDTLFVMGCGRLFEGSAEQMWESLQRLKALPADTQIYCTHEYTQNNGRFALTVEPDNPALIEKMRQVDELRTRGLPTVPSTIGEELATNPFFRENSLSIQETIRLRDAAPVRVFAEIRRLKDRF; the protein is encoded by the coding sequence ATGCTTGAAATCGTCCAGATACCGGTCCTGGCCGACAACTACATTTACCTGATCCACGATCCTGTGTCCCGGAATACCGCGGTGGTCGATCCGGCCGAAGCGCGGCCGGTGCTGGACGTGTTGGCGAGCAAAGGCTGGCAGTTGACCTACATTTTGAACACCCACCACCACGGGGATCACGTCGGCGGCAATCTGGAACTGCAACAGCAGACCGGCTGCCGCATAATTGCGCCTTCGGCCGACCGCCACCGAATTCCCGGCATCGACCTGGGCGTATCCGAAGGCGACACGATATCCCTCGGCAATCATACCGCCCGCGTGATGTCCACGCCTGGCCATACGCTCGGCCACGTCGTCTATCATTTTGCCGAAGACCGACTTTTATTCTGCGGCGATACCTTGTTCGTGATGGGCTGCGGCCGCCTGTTCGAAGGCTCCGCCGAGCAGATGTGGGAGTCTTTGCAGCGATTGAAAGCGCTGCCGGCCGATACTCAGATTTATTGCACGCACGAATACACCCAAAACAACGGCCGCTTCGCGCTGACGGTGGAACCGGACAATCCGGCATTGATCGAGAAAATGCGACAAGTGGATGAACTGCGGACCCGAGGTTTGCCGACCGTACCCTCGACGATCGGCGAAGAACTCGCCACCAATCCGTTTTTCAGAGAAAACAGCCTCTCGATCCAAGAGACCATCCGCTTGAGAGATGCGGCGCCCGTTCGGGTATTTGCCGAAATCCGGCGTTTGAAAGACAGGTTTTAA